A stretch of DNA from Spirochaetaceae bacterium:
CGCCGGCGGCGCGGCCGCGCAGGTAGTCGTCGAACTGCCGGCAGGCCACGAAGTCGCAATACTCCTCCGCCGGCCGGTCGAACACGCCGGTGATCCGCTCGGGATCTTCCAGGTAGCCGTGGTTCTCGAATCCCATGGTGGCCACCTTGTCGTAGGTGACCGACCGGAAGCCGCGGTTGACGCCGTGCGTCTTGCCGAACGCCACGCAGTCGAAGCCGTGCGCGGATAGGTGGTGGCCCAGATCGCGCTCGCCGGCCGGCAGGCGGTGGGTGTTGTGCAGCACGCCGACCTGGTGCGGGTAGCGCCCGGTGATCAACGACGCTCGCGACGGCACGCACACCGGGTAGTTGGCGAAGCAGTTGCCGAACGACACCGCTTCGGCGCGCAGCGCGTCGATGTTCGGGGTGCGTGCGAACGGATAGTGTTCATGGAACAGCACGTCCTTGCGCGCTTCGTCGGACATGATCAGCACCAGGTTGGGCATCGCCGCCTCCGCGCCCATCATACCCGTGCCGGCGGCGCCCGCACCTGCCCGGTAGCGTGGAGCGGACGATGGTCGTGTTGCGCGGCGTCACCGGCGCAAAGTCCGGCGGAGCCGGTCGGGGTTGACCGTCGGTCCGGTCCATGAAACGGTGAGGCGGGCAGTCGGCCCGCGAGGAGTACCACATGAAGTTCGGAATCCAGGTCAACGTCTACGGTGTCACCTGGGACGAGATTGCGCGTTCGATCAACGCCATGGAGGCGGGGCCATGGCACAGCCTCTGGTTCGCCGACCATTTCTTCCCGCCGTGGGGCGGGCCCAAGGGCCAGCGCTCGAGCGAGCACCGGCCGGCGTTCGAGGGCTACACGATGGCCGCGGTCGCCGCCGGCATGACCAGCAAGCTGCGGCTCGGGCACCTGGTGCTGGGCAACACCTACCGCAACCCGGCGCTGCTCGCCAAGATGGCCACCTCGCTCGACCAGGCATCCAAGGGCCGGTTTACCCTGTCGCTGGGCGCCGCCTGGTGCGAGCGCGAGCACTACGGCTTCGGGTGGAAGTTCCCGACCATGCGCGAACGCTCGGACCGCTTCGAGGAGGCGTGCAAGCTGATCCGCACGCTGTTCACCACCGAGGGGCCGATCGACTTCCGCGGCCGCTACTACTGGGCCGACCAGTTGCAGATGTCTCCGGGCTGCTACCAGAAGCCGCACATTCCGATCCTGGTGGGCGGTACCGGCGAGCGGCGCACCCTGCGCACCCTGGCCAAGTACGGCGACATGCTCAACCTGGACGGCTGGGCCGGGCAGGGCGTGTCGCTGGATATGTTCCGCCACAAGGTGTCGGTGCTGGAGCGCCATTGCGAGCGCGTCGGGCGCGACCCGGCCGAGATCCGGCGCACCATCCTGATGCCGATCGTGGTCGGCGACGACGCCGCGGCAGAGAAGGCGGGCGCTGCCCTGACCAAGTCGTTGGGCGAGGGCACGATGGTGGGCAGCCGCCAGCAGGTGGTGGACCGGATCGGCGTGCTGATCGACGAGGGGGTCGACGAGATCATGTTCGGCAATATCCCGACCGGCAACGTCGAGGAGATCCAGCGCATCGAGCAGGAGATCGTCGCCGCCTTCGACTGATACGCGGCTCGCGCACGGGTGCGGCGGTCTGAAGAAAGCGCCGCGCCCGCTGTCGCCGGCTACCGCCGCCCGCCGGCGGCGGCGATGCAGGTGCAGGACCGCCGAGAGGCGCCGGGCGCGTCAGCCGGGCAGGTAGTCGCGGTGGAAGCGCTGCTTGACCGCGCCGCCGGCCAGCAGCTCGTCGATGCGCGTCTCCGGGTAGCCGGCGTCGAGCAGAATGGCGCGGCTGTCGCTGCCCATGTATGGCATCGGCCGGCCCAGCCGCAGCGCCGTGTTGCGGAACCGGGCGTAGGCGGGCGCCACCACGTCCACGGGGCTGCCGGCCGGGTGGTCGGCGATCCTGACCGCCGAGATGGAGCGCCCGTCGTCCCAGTGGCGCGTCAGGTTGCCGGTGGTCATCTCGTGCACGTACTCGCGGCGGATGTCCTCGATCGAGTCGACGCGGTGGCAGCCGAGGCCGGCCTGGTTGAACGCCACGGTCCAGAACGCCACCTTCCGCCGCCGGATCGCCCGTTCCAGGAACCGGACGCGCCCGGCGTCGCCCGCTTCGCCGTGCGGGAAACCGGCCAGCTCGTCGATGGCGGCGACTCGTGCCAGGTCCGTCGGCAGCCCCTGCACGAACAGCCAGCCGTCGCGCGCCCGGTACAGCCGCGCCAGCGCGT
This window harbors:
- a CDS encoding LLM class flavin-dependent oxidoreductase produces the protein MKFGIQVNVYGVTWDEIARSINAMEAGPWHSLWFADHFFPPWGGPKGQRSSEHRPAFEGYTMAAVAAGMTSKLRLGHLVLGNTYRNPALLAKMATSLDQASKGRFTLSLGAAWCEREHYGFGWKFPTMRERSDRFEEACKLIRTLFTTEGPIDFRGRYYWADQLQMSPGCYQKPHIPILVGGTGERRTLRTLAKYGDMLNLDGWAGQGVSLDMFRHKVSVLERHCERVGRDPAEIRRTILMPIVVGDDAAAEKAGAALTKSLGEGTMVGSRQQVVDRIGVLIDEGVDEIMFGNIPTGNVEEIQRIEQEIVAAFD